In Moorena sp. SIOASIH, the following proteins share a genomic window:
- a CDS encoding LL-diaminopimelate aminotransferase produces MATINHNYLKLKAGYLFPEIARRVNTFAEANPDAKLIKLGIGDVTEPLPAACRTAIIKAVEEMGDRATFKGYGPEQGYPWLREKIASHDFQSRGCDIEAGEIFISDGSKCDTGNILDIFGNDNKIAVTDPVYPVYVDTNVMAGHTGDANDAGKYEGLVYLPITAENNFTAEIPSEKVDLIYLCFPNNPTGATATKDYLKTWVDYAKANGSVIFFDAAYEAFITDPDLPHSIYEIDGARDCAIEFRSFSKNAGFTGTRCALTVVPKTLTAKASDGSDVELWPLWNRRHCTKFNGVSYIVQRGAEAVYSEEGQEQVKALVDFYLENAKIICDQLTAAGLTVYGGVNAPYVWVKTPNGLSSWDFFDKLLNTANVVGTPGSGFGAAGEGYFRISAFNSRENVDEAMQRITDKFKV; encoded by the coding sequence ATGGCAACCATTAACCATAACTACCTCAAACTCAAAGCTGGCTACCTATTTCCCGAAATTGCGCGACGGGTCAATACTTTCGCAGAAGCCAATCCCGATGCTAAGCTAATCAAGCTGGGGATTGGTGATGTTACCGAACCACTACCAGCCGCCTGCCGCACCGCCATAATCAAAGCCGTTGAAGAAATGGGCGATCGCGCCACCTTCAAAGGTTATGGTCCAGAGCAAGGCTACCCTTGGTTAAGGGAAAAAATTGCTAGCCACGATTTCCAAAGCCGGGGGTGTGACATTGAGGCTGGGGAAATTTTCATCTCCGATGGCTCCAAGTGCGACACTGGCAACATTCTCGACATCTTCGGCAACGATAACAAGATTGCCGTTACTGACCCAGTTTATCCCGTCTATGTAGACACCAACGTCATGGCTGGTCATACCGGGGATGCTAATGATGCTGGTAAGTATGAGGGTTTGGTTTATCTACCGATTACCGCCGAAAACAACTTCACCGCTGAGATTCCCTCCGAGAAGGTTGATTTAATTTACCTGTGCTTCCCCAATAACCCTACCGGAGCAACCGCTACCAAAGACTACCTCAAAACCTGGGTAGACTATGCCAAAGCTAATGGCTCGGTCATTTTCTTTGATGCAGCCTACGAAGCCTTTATCACTGACCCAGACCTACCCCACTCCATCTACGAGATTGACGGAGCAAGGGATTGTGCCATTGAATTCCGCTCTTTTTCCAAAAATGCGGGCTTTACCGGCACCCGCTGTGCATTAACAGTAGTACCCAAAACCCTAACAGCCAAAGCATCGGATGGTTCAGATGTAGAACTGTGGCCACTTTGGAACCGCCGCCATTGTACTAAGTTTAATGGGGTTTCCTATATTGTACAACGAGGCGCTGAAGCCGTTTATTCTGAAGAAGGCCAAGAGCAAGTTAAAGCACTAGTTGACTTCTATCTGGAAAATGCCAAGATTATTTGCGATCAACTAACAGCCGCTGGATTAACAGTATATGGTGGCGTAAATGCCCCTTACGTTTGGGTCAAAACACCTAATGGTCTATCCAGTTGGGATTTCTTTGATAAATTACTCAACACTGCCAATGTAGTCGGAACCCCTGGTTCTGGATTTGGTGCTGCAGGAGAAGGCTATTTCCGCATTTCCGCATTTAATAGTCGGGAAAATGTAGACGAAGCGATGCAGCGGATTACCGATAAATTCAAAGTGTAG
- a CDS encoding Spx/MgsR family RNA polymerase-binding regulatory protein, with amino-acid sequence MSIKVYGIPNCGTCKKAFKWLEDNSIEYDFINTKEHPPTAEMISSWVDALSSKPMRNTSGKSYREIGEEKKTWTDEQWVEAFAKDAMLLKRPLFVKDGTAVLVGFRANEETIREKLGL; translated from the coding sequence ATGTCAATCAAAGTCTACGGTATCCCCAACTGCGGAACCTGCAAAAAAGCATTTAAATGGCTGGAAGATAACAGTATTGAGTATGATTTTATTAACACTAAAGAGCATCCACCAACTGCAGAGATGATTAGCAGCTGGGTGGATGCGTTGAGCTCTAAACCCATGCGTAATACTTCTGGGAAATCCTATCGTGAAATAGGTGAAGAAAAAAAGACTTGGACCGATGAGCAGTGGGTTGAAGCCTTTGCCAAAGATGCGATGCTGCTGAAACGACCCCTATTTGTGAAGGATGGCACAGCGGTATTGGTAGGGTTTAGGGCAAATGAAGAGACGATACGAGAAAAATTGGGACTATAG